The stretch of DNA AGCTGGGCGCTGGCGCCATGTGATAATCCGGATGCTAAAAGTGATATGGCAAGTAATGCAACTAAAAACGTCTTCAACTATACATCATAGTTGATTTTGGTTAGTTAAATGTTGTTTATCTAAGCTAAGCAAATATAGAGGCAATTTGGTTTTCCAAATAGAAATGTGCGAATGCGCCAAAGTTCACATGTTTGAGATAGAATACAAACTGGCCGGAATGGTCGTGGTTCCAACCCACAAAAACTGTGGCAACGCACTAAACGAGACCCAACTGGAGAAATTCCAAAAAGAACTGGTAAAATCATGGGGCCTTGATCCTGAAGACGAGAAACTAATCTAGGTACAAAAAATAAAAACAAAAAGTAGGTTAAGTTTAGCTTAACTGTGATACTGCTTCTTTGCAAACAGAAGCCTTGCATTTACAGTCTGCGCTACACAGGCAGTGACCTTGCATTTCACAATCGCATTGAAATTCTGGGTCGCCTGTTTCTGTTTCGCATCCGCAAGCTTGATCTACCATAAACTAAGAACCGCTCGGAGGGTTTTAAAGGTTGTCTAGATTGTAATGAAAGAATAACCTTATGCGTAATTTTGCAGGTGAACTAGTTCGTTTGCTATTTTGTGCAGTAACATGGCTTGCTGCTCTAGCTTGATTGTGTCATGTTCCAAATCCATTGCTGTTTTTAGAATGTGTATCAGCTCTGGTTTTTTGTGGATGGAATCCCGTATTGATATGATGTTGTTTTTGTTGATGTAGCCTAGGTAAAAGTAGCAATCAGACAATAACGAGTTTGCTGTTAGGTATTCGTATTTTTTCTGGATTATGATACCATGTGAAGAATTCTCAGTCATGTCTGAGAATCCTATGGTGGATTTTGCCATTCTTTCCAATAGAGAAGGGGTTGCCCTTTCCAGTCCAAGAACTTCGGTTATATTAGAAAAGTATTGGTTTTTGTTGTTTTTTTGGAATTTGCGGATAAATTCCAGCATGTGTGTTGGACTGCGCTGCTTTGAGTTTAGCAAGACCAATCCATCGCAAATCAGGTAAGCTGCGCACTTTGTCCAGACTGCGGCAAACTCGTCGTCGATGTTTTGCTTTGCCCTTGTTGCAAAAAATGTCGCATCTATTAGCGAGTTTTTTGCCACGGAATTTCGAATCTTTTCCTGCTTTTCTTTTGTTTTTGATAGTAACGCCCGAAGCTCCCAGGACGGATCGGAGAGAATCTGCATGGAATCGTATTTTTGCAAAACATCGGGATTTGTTTCGTTTACTGTACCATGATGGACTTGTACGAGTGCGTCATCTATGGTTTTGAGTTCGGTTCCGGATTTTCCGTCAAATATTGTAATGTCGTATTCGCAACACTCGAGAGTTGTTCCGTGTGCCTTGCAACCGCCAAGGCCTACTATATCATTTGATAAGGAAAGCTTGTTTGCTATATCTTGTACCTGCAATGACAAAAATCGATTTTTAATTTTCTTAAATGTAGCAATGATTATTTTTTAACCAATCAATCGAATACCATTCCTTTAAATTGCTAGAATCCACGGCTTTTTTTGAAGCTCCTGTGGTGTAGTCCGGTTAAGCATACTGCCCTCTCAAGGCAGTGATCCCGGGTTCAAATCCCGGCGGGAGCATCTTTTCCTTACAACTAGACAGAACTAGACAGGTTTTGTATTACACCACAACTATGCAGAACTAGGCAGTTTTGTGCGTGTTTTGGTGGTATCAGAAATTAACTCCAGTAATGCTGGTGTTAAACTGGATTAGCATGGTCATGAAATAAGTGTGAAAAAAATAAGTCATTGAAGAAAGCTTGGAACCTTCTTCAGGCGAGATGCAATAGAGATTCTGCCAGCACCAGTCACTATTATGAACAGCGTCATCGCAACTAGTGCCAGGTCATAGTCCCAACCCCCTTGCGCTATGAAAAACCCGTTGTTCCACCGGATGTGAAATATCGCATCAACTAGGATTACGCTAAATATCGCGCCTGTGATTCGAGTCAACACTCCGATGATCAGTGCAATTCCGCCGATAGTTTCTGCAAGCGCAACTGGGATTTGCAGTTCAGGCGGCAGGCCGAATCCCATTAGGTGTTGCCTCCAGATTGGATCAAATTTTTGCAGGCCGTATGCAACAAAGATGACTCCAACCGAAGCCCTAATTCCCCAATAAGTTATCTCGTGTAACTTGTTGGTTTGGATTGTGTTTTTGCTTGTAAGCATACTATAATGTAATATCACATATAGTAAAACAGGCTACTTTACAATTGTAAAATCACACCAGATCATACATAACAATATATCTTTACAAATGTAAAATCAGTTGTCTTGGTTTTTCCTAAACGAGTCAATTCCTTCGGATGCCAAAAACTCGAGTGCTTTTGAAAAACTCCAAGACTTGTTTGTCTTTAGCATATACCAAGCCTGGACTTCCCTGATTTTCTGTATTACATCACTATTCATTGTTGCCGTGATTCGTTTTTTTCTGATCATGTCTATAAAAAAAGAAGAATGCTGAAGTCACATTCCGGCAAACTGGTAGCCTAAGAGTGATTCAAGCAGACTTGTTATCTCGGGGTTTTGTCCCACATGGAGGACTATTAGCTTGCCTTTTGTGTAAAAGTGAGGAGTATCCACCCATCGAATTATGCTAGTACCAATCTCAGTTCCATCCTCAGATACGGTGAGGCTTGATGCTACTGCATCCGATTCATCAGCAAATTCAAAGACTTGGATGTCGGATCCGCCAACAGAGATCACCTTGGTCGGCACGGAAAACAACGAGATTTCGGCTGCGAGGTCTTCTTTGTGTTGTACCAAGACTCCTCGCGACTCTATTGCATCAACCAGTGAGGCATAGTCTGTGACTGCTCCCTCAAATGGTATGACTGGCTTATCGTGGGACGGTAGTTTTGATTGTGGTTTTTTTAGCACGTATTGATGGTTTAGCTCATCCCAAGAATCATCAGTTACTGCGGAGATTACATTTCCTTCAGACACTATGATGTCCGTTTTGTGATGAGTAACGACTTGGGCCAGCATTTGTCCGGTCCTGTCTCCAAATCCAGCATTTGCAGAATCAAACGCGATTCGGATTCTGTATGATACGGGATCGGTTTCCAAGACAGCGATTTCCTCTACGTCGATTGTGTTTGGCAGTCCGTCAAACGCAAATGTTGGGCTGGTCACTATGTACCTTTGAGCAACGCCAAGGGCATCGGACTTTGCCTGCTCCTCAGGAGTCATCGGGATCATAGTCAGGGTGCTTTGTGCTGGAACAAAATATGCCCCAGCTGCGCCCGCAATGATTACTCCAATCACGGCCACAGTTATGGCAAGTTTTTTGTGTTTTAGATGTTGTGACATTTTCTTAACAGATATGGATATGGTTTGGTTATAACCTTTGATTAAATTTCATTTTAACTAAAACTGACCAGTCAGTCAGTTATATTTTTATATGGCAATGTTTGCTATCCAACAATGAATACTCAGGTGATCCACACATCCGAAATATGGATGAACAACCAATACTCAAAACCAGACCTTTTGAGATTCTACGGACCAAAGTATCCCCACTTTAGGTTTGCGTGTCCTGCATGTGGATCACTTGAGGTATTCGTCTCTTTGCGCAACGACAACACAGAAGGCAAGTGCCTTGACTGCAATCACGACTGGAATGAGCAAAGCCAATGATAGAAAATCAGCTGATCAGAGTAGCAAGTTGGAAGGACAGATTTCTGGCAGGACTAATTGACCATGCGATTCTGGCAGCAAGTGTTGCTATTCCATTGCACTTGGCAAACTATGATCCAATGATGGCTTGCCCAAGTTTGGCGCTCTATGGATATTATGTACTGGCAGAATTCAAGTACGGCCAGACACTTGGTAAAAAAATACTGCACATCAAGACTACGCGGCCAGACGGTGCAAAAATCAGTCTAAGGCAAAGCGCACTCAACAGCATTGGCAAGACGTTTTTGCTGCCAATCGACTTTGTAGTAGGCATCATATTAGTAAAGACCAGAAAACAACGCCTCTTCAACAAGCTAAGTGACACCATAGTCATAAAGACAGAAGATAAAGCATCCCAGAAACTGGACTGATATTATGCCCAAGGTCTCGCAAGAGCACAAGGACAAGATCAAACACCTCATCTTTGAGGCCGCGCTGAAGAATTTCTCAAAGTTCGGCTATTATCAGACAAAAATGGACGACATTGCAAAGTCGGCAAATGTAAGCAAGGGCACACTATACCTATATTTTCAAAGCAAAGAAGACCTTTTTTTGCACATGTGCAGGCAAAACAGACAAAACCTAATCCACGTCAGAACCGGTCTCTTCCAAGACAAGAAAAAACTCGCATCCGACCTGGGCAAGTTCTACGACGATCTGACGTCAATACAAAAAGACACAGAGCGAGCATGGCTTGAGGGAATCGCAGAATCCATAAGGAATCCAAAGCTAAAGCAGACTGTCATTTACCAGCGCGGCGAGCTTGAAGAAATTGTCACGGAATTTCTAAAACAAATGAAAA from Candidatus Nitrosotenuis aquarius encodes:
- a CDS encoding RDD family protein, with amino-acid sequence MIENQLIRVASWKDRFLAGLIDHAILAASVAIPLHLANYDPMMACPSLALYGYYVLAEFKYGQTLGKKILHIKTTRPDGAKISLRQSALNSIGKTFLLPIDFVVGIILVKTRKQRLFNKLSDTIVIKTEDKASQKLD
- a CDS encoding TetR/AcrR family transcriptional regulator, producing MPKVSQEHKDKIKHLIFEAALKNFSKFGYYQTKMDDIAKSANVSKGTLYLYFQSKEDLFLHMCRQNRQNLIHVRTGLFQDKKKLASDLGKFYDDLTSIQKDTERAWLEGIAESIRNPKLKQTVIYQRGELEEIVTEFLKQMKKDGDFFRDDVDLKTMARGIIALYHGLTIMRITNRNDNTVRDSWVKTMLSIFAGAEK
- a CDS encoding DoxX family protein; translated protein: MLTSKNTIQTNKLHEITYWGIRASVGVIFVAYGLQKFDPIWRQHLMGFGLPPELQIPVALAETIGGIALIIGVLTRITGAIFSVILVDAIFHIRWNNGFFIAQGGWDYDLALVAMTLFIIVTGAGRISIASRLKKVPSFLQ